CTGCGTAACCTCCAGGCATCAGAACTGGCCACTTATATCCAGCTGAACCACGATCTCAGTTGCCGAGCAACACAGGTGGAGACCGTTGAAGAAGGCGTGAACTCTCAAAGTCCCATAGCAGCTGAATTCTGGAAGATTCTTGGAGGACCAGGCAGCTACCAACGTGGGTacaacacatacacagacacgtAAACATCACCGATGATGGATAAGAAAGTTGTTTAGATGAACTTGTGAATGTTTTTCCTCTCTGTCTCCAGCGGCCGGGTCTCCAGAAGAGGACGAGAAGTTTGAAAGCGCAGTTGTGGAGACGAACTGCATCTTTCGTCTGGTGGATGATAAACTGCTTCCCGATGATGATTTCTGGGGAAAAGTGCCTCGCACTTCCCTGCTGGGCTCTAAAGAGGTCAGACAGACATCATCTACagatttacagatttttctgtTCTACTACAGTTTATTTGTGCTATTATATTTGATCATCGTCCCTTTTCCCTTCCCTGTAAAGTGCTGTTGACAAAAAAATCCTCTTCTCTATAGGTGCTTGTGTTTGACTTTGGTAGTGAAGTTTACGTCTGGCACGGTAAAGAGGTGACGCTTGCACAGAGGAAGGTGGCGTTTCAGCTGGCCAAACATCTTTGGAATGGCACCTTCGATTATACCAACTGTGACATCAACCCGCTGGACCCTGGAGGACACAACACTCTCATACCAAGGTGGGTCACTTGTgataatttcatattttatttcaaaatacagCATAAAGCACAATGTTCCTTTTTTGTGGTTCGTAGGAAAGGTCAAGGACGGCCTGACTGGGCCATATTTGGTCGTCTGACTGAACATAATGAAACAAGTCTTTTTAAAGAGAAGTTTCTGGACTGGAAAGATGCTTCTAGACTGTCACCAAATA
This portion of the Triplophysa rosa unplaced genomic scaffold, Trosa_1v2 scaffold966, whole genome shotgun sequence genome encodes:
- the LOC130551345 gene encoding supervillin-like; this encodes ASELATYIQLNHDLSCRATQVETVEEGVNSQSPIAAEFWKILGGPGSYQPAGSPEEDEKFESAVVETNCIFRLVDDKLLPDDDFWGKVPRTSLLGSKEVLVFDFGSEVYVWHGKEVTLAQRKVAFQLAKHLWNGTFDYTNCDINPLDPGGHNTLIPRKGQGRPDWAIFGRLTEHNETSLFKEKFLDWKDASRLSPNTVMEQLVQIKVSR